A stretch of Lactuca sativa cultivar Salinas chromosome 6, Lsat_Salinas_v11, whole genome shotgun sequence DNA encodes these proteins:
- the LOC111905102 gene encoding uncharacterized protein LOC111905102 gives MAMAIKLSLLLLVISCYLIPTFSLFEDQVGFMDWHQRYIGKVKDAVFHTQKAGRKRVVVSTEENVIASLDLRRGEIFWRHVLGATDVIDKIDIALGKYVITLSSEGSILRAWNLPDGQMVWESFLSGSKSSKALLTIPANLKLDLDSPIFVYGGTCLYAISSIDGEILWKKDFINEGMDVHQLILSEGSNVIHTVGVSDLSEFNTYEIDVKNGGVLKHVRKPFPGGIYGDILSISSDKFVALDATRSIVLVISITDGEINLQQTHVSDLIHGVSLNPIILPSKLPGIFSLTTDTFIAFIKVTHEGKLNVMEKVDKTVVVSDALALSEGEQAFALVQHGDSKIHLSVRLVHDMSSNHLKETVKMDHERGFVHKIFINNYVRTDRSHGFRALIVMEDHSLLLLQQGEIVWSRDDGLASVIDVTTSELPVEKVGVSVAKVEDSLFEWLKGHMLKLKGTLMLATPDEIAIIQKIKLQSSEKSKMTRDHNGFRRLLIVLTKSRKLFALHSGDGHIVWSTLLQSLRQSDECPNPTALKLHPWQIPHHHALDKNPSVLVVGRCGLSLSSPSTLSVVDTYTGKEARNVGPGHSTVQVIPLPFSDSSEQQLHLLIDDENRAHLYPRSREAVEIFQRESQNVYWYDVETEVGILRGYGVKSKCDGDEYCFESRNLWSIVFPSESEKIISTVSRKGNEVVHTQAKVIADEDVMYKYISKNILFVATVSPKASGPIGSATPDESLLVVHLVDTITGRILHRMSHLGSQGPVHAVLSENWVVYHYFNLRAHRYEMSVIEIYDQSRAENKDVLKLIVGKHNLTTPVSSYSRPEVSTKSQSYFFTHSVKAISVTSTAKGITSKHLLIGTIADQVLALDKRFVDPRRSLNPTQAEKEEGLLPLTDTLPIIPQSYVTHAFKVEGLRGIETIPAKLESTTLVFAYGVDLFFTRLAPSRTYDSLTEDFNYALLLLTIVALVVAIFVTWVLSERKDLQEKWR, from the exons ATGGCAATGGCGATCAAGCTTTCCCTCCTCCTCCTCGTCATCTCATGCTATTTAATCCCTACCTTTTCACTCTTCGAAGATCAAGTCGGCTTCATGGACTG GCATCAACGATACATAGGGAAAGTAAAGGATGCTGTGTTTCACACCCAAAAGGCAGGCAGGAAACGCGTTGTGGTGTCGACTGAAGAAAATGTTATTGCCTCCCTTGACCTTCGTCGAGGCGAGATCT TTTGGAGACATGTTCTGGGAGCCACTGATGTTATTGACAAAATTGATATTGCCCTTGGGAAAT ATGTCATTACACTGTCATCAGAGGGGAGTATTTTAAGAGCATGGAACCTTCCTGATGGGCAAATGGTGTGGGAGTCTTTTCTATCAGGCTCAAAGTCCTCAAAGGCATTATTAACAATTCCA GCCAATTTGAAGCTTGATCTGGATAGTCCAATTTTTGTTTATGGTGGCACATGTCTTTATGCCATTTCCAGTATTGATGGAGAGATTCTTTGGAAGAAGGATTTCATAAATGAAGG CATGGATGTTCATCAGTTGATCCTTTCCGAGGGCAGTAACGTAATTCACACTGTAGGAGTTTCCGATTTATCCGAGTTCAATACATATGAGATTGATGTTAAGAATGGAGGGGTACTGAAACATGTCAGAAAACCATTTCCCGGGGGCATTTATGGCGATATCTTGTCAATTTCAAGTGACAAATTTGTTGCATTGGATGCTACAAGGTCAATTGTGCTTGTAATAAGCATCACAGATGGAGAAATTAACCTTCAACAAACCCATGTTTCAGATCTCATCCATGGAGTTTCTTTGAACCCAATTATCTTACCTTCAAAGCTTCCGGGAATCTTTTCTTTAACCACAGATACATTCATAGCCTTTATAAAAGTAACCCATGAAGGGAAATTAAACGTAATGGAGAAAGTAGATAAAACAGTTGTTGTTAGTGATGCATTAGCCCTTTCAGAAGGCGAACAAGCTTTTGCACTTGTTCAACATGGAGATAGCAAGATTCATCTATCTGTAAGGCTTGTTCATGACATGAGTAGCAATCACCTCAAGGAAACTGTCAAGATGGATCACGAAAGGGGCTTTGTTCACAAAATTTTCATCAACAATTATGTTAGAACAGATAGATCACACGGGTTCAGAGCTTTGATTGTAATGGAAGATCATTCATTGTTATTGCTACAACAAGGTGAGATTGTTTGGAGTAGAGATGATGGACTTGCTTCTGTTATAGATGTCACAACTTCAGAACTACCCGTGGAAAAGGTTGGTGTATCAGTAGCCAAAGTTGAAGACAGCCTTTTTGAGTGGCTTAAG GGTCATATGCTGAAGCTTAAAGGCACTTTAATGCTTGCAACACCGGATGAAATAGCAATAATCCAAAAAATTAAATTACAAAGTTCTGAAAAAAGCAAAATGACACGAGACCATAACGGATTCCGTAGACTACTGATAGTACTTACCAAATCCCGAAAGCTTTTCGCGTTACATTCCGGAGATGGACATATTGTCTGGTCAACTCTACTTCAATCTCTCCGCCAATCAGACGAATGTCCAAATCCAACGGCTCTCAAATTACACCCGTGGCAAATCCCGCACCATCACGCACTCGATAAAAACCCATCTGTCCTTGTTGTTGGCCGATGTGGGCTTTCTTTATCTTCTCCAAGCACATTGTCGGTTGTTGACACGTACACGGGAAAAGAGGCGAGGAACGTGGGGCCCGGGCATTCGACCGTGCAAGTTATTCCGTTACCGTTTAGTGATTCCAGCGAGCAGCAGCTTCATTTGCTGATTGATGATGAAAACCGCGCGCATTTGTACCCGAGAAGCCGTGAAGCTGTTGAGATCTTTCAACGGGAGTCTCAAAATGTGTATTGGTATGATGTGGAAACTGAAGTTGGGATCTTGAGGGGGTATGGGGTGAAAAGTAAATGTGATGGTGATGAGTATTGTTTTGAGTCTAGGAATTTGTGGTCGATTGTGTTCCCTTCAGAATCGGAAAAAATCATCTCCACTGTTTCAAGAAAAGGAAACGag gtGGTGCACACACAAGCAAAGGTGATTGCAGATGAGGATGTGATGTATAAATACATATCGAAAAACAttctgtttgttgctactgtTTCACCGAAAGCGAGTGGTCCAATCGGGTCCGCAACTCCAGATGAATCATTGCTGGTGGTCCACCTTGTGGATACTATAACCGGTCGCATACTGCACCGCATGAGTCATTTAGGTTCACAGGGTCCCGTGCATGCA GTCCTTAGTGAGAACTGGGTTGTCTACCATTACTTTAACTTACGAGCACACAGATACGAGATGTCTGTTATCGAAATTTATGATCAGTCTCGTGCG GAAAATAAAGATGTTTTGAAGCTTATTGTTGGAAAACATAACCTCACGACACCTGTGTCATCGTATTCTCGACCTGAGGTTTCTACAAAATCACAATCTTACTTCTTTACACATTCAGTCAAAGCTATATCTGTGACTTCAACTGCCAAGGGCATAACTTCCAAGCACCTGCTTATCGGCACAATTGCTGATCAG GTATTGGCTCTTGATAAGCGTTTTGTTGATCCACGAAGATCACTTAATCCCACACAAGCTGAGAAAGAGGAAGGTCTTTTACCTCTCACAGATACCTTACCCATTATTCCACAG tCGTATGTAACACACGCATTTAAAGTGGAAGGTCTTAGAGGCATAGAAACGATACCTGCAAAACTGGAATCAACAACCTTAGTATTTGCATATGGAGTGGATCTCTTCTTCACACGCCTTGCACCTTCAAGAACATATGATTCACTTACTGAAGATTTCAACTACGCATTGCTTCTTCTCACCATTGTTGCTCTGGTTGTCGCCATTTTTGTCACATGGGTTTTATCCGAAAGGAAAGATTTGCAGGAAAAATGGAGGTAG